The DNA segment TCTTCCGCTTATTTGTGTTTCCCAATTTGTGTCCTGGGGGAGGAATTGCGATTTGGATAGCAaagtttttgattatttttgtttttttgcattgcgATTGGAAAAGTTTCGTTAACGCTAGTTAAGGTGCTGTAAGTGATACAATTGGCAAATGATTTTAAGGACTTGTGAGGCGTTTTGAGATTGAGAAAATGTTTAcagtttttcaatatttttacgGACAAAACTTGAAATATACTAAACACTATTATTGTTTCTGTATCGTTTCAGTGTCTCAAATTTATTGAATTGGCAATCGTTCGCCGTCTTAAAGCTAGGTTTCCACGGCTATCCAATAACCATTCGACAGACAACACATTCCATCCCTCATCATTACTGATTCAATAGAGCACACCGATGTACAcggcgcacagaatacacacagGGACAACATATCGCTGCTCCACACTCGATCGcctatccatccatccatcccgaACGGAACCAATCCGTCCAGTGCCGTAACAGTGTCCCGCCTCCCTTTTCAGCGTGTCACCCCAAAGCGTGTTTACTTACCCATCGAACCCAGGCTTATCAGTTACGGAATGTCCACCGCAGGGCCGCCGAAAGACGAATTGATTTAATCACAAACAATCCTCTCAACAGCCCGAACGACAACAACCAATCCCCTTCCTCCCAGCAAGCACTCCGGATGATGAGTGTTGCAGCTCGTTTCGTGGGACGGATCACCTgatgctggctggctggatggCTGGTCTCGGGTTGTCAGCCAGAAACCCCGGAAGACATTACATTAGTTTCCACACATTTCGTTAGTGCCCGTGGACGCCTACGCGCGCGTGATTCGAAGGTGATGATGAATAAATAAGCCATTTCCCGGGTGCCGCCAGTGGGTGCATCATTTGCATAATTGATTTCGAAACGGATAGAGGCTCGGTGGCCCATTGAAACAGCCCCGGTGTTTGCTGAATGCTTCGTGGCGAAGGCAAATGCATTTTGCTAGGGCGGGAATAGTGACGAAAGTTTTAGCTGCCATCAACAAATTACACAGCAGTGCAGAAGGGACATTTTAATGAATGCTCTAGAAGTGAACTGGGTGTCCCCTTGGGCACCATCTTGCAGGCTTTcactgcagcaaaaaaaagggtgaaaagaaggaaagccACATAAGCATGGCACCGGAAAGCCACAAATTATGAAATCATCGTAATGAGCCATGGTGGCCACTGTGACTATCAAGTGTCAAAGCTACCATTGCGACCATCAGTCTGCAGCAGGTGGGTTTGAAAGGTCACGAGTCGGTACAGCGTCTCACACATGCACTCTGTAATTATAGGCTTATGAAGAAGCAGCTCTTCACCgatccttgtgtgtgtgtgtgcgtcttttGAATAATGTATTCCATGAAACGTATTCAACATCTCATACCGCTTACGCCTCAGATGGTAGGAATTACGCTTCTTTTTGCCACTTAATCCTGCCACAgctgcggcagcagcagtacaatCTGATGGTCTACGAAGGGGGAAATACGGCTTTTCTCCCCGGAGCCGGAATTACCCGGGCTTTTCCTgacaaccaacacacacacacacacactaaccaCTCACAACAGGATGCTAAAATTAAACGACGCGCATGAATGATTCATAATGATGCGCCTGGTAATAATTATCATTTGCATTTATGCCACATCCACACCctgggagagagagtgtgtcgTCGTTTTGCCTTAATTAGTGGTTAAGAGCAAGGCATCAATGCAAAATGCTTTAAACTCCCTTATCGTTCTATGTGCCGAGTACATTTCCTGTGCAATGTTTAAAGAAACccgacactcacacacgccgGGATTAGTCTCCCCTGTGATTAGTCTTCCAGAGGGAAACAAGAGTCACAGGAACCACAATCTCCCTACTTGCTCTCCTGCCGCAGGTTCTGCAGCTCCAGGTCCTTCAGCGTGATGCCGTACTTCACCAGCTTGCCCTCAATCAGCGACAGCAGATCATCGTACATCTTGCTCACCCGGGCCAAATCGTACCGCAGCGCCTGAATCTTGTCGTTCTTCTGCACCAGCAGCTTCTCGATCCGCACGCTCAGCGACTGAGGCTCTATCCCAGCCAACGACAACACCTCCCCAAGGATGGCTTCGCGCTGCTCCGTCTGCTTCTCGACGTACTCCAGCTTGCGCTCGAGCAGCGAATTCTTCAGGCCCGACTTTTGCTGCAGCTCCAGCATCGACTTTTCGAACAGCCGCTTGAGCTGATCGCGCTCCTCCACCAGCTTCTCGCACCGCATCTGCAGCACGTCCTGCTCGAGCTTCAGGCTGGCCAGCTGCTTCTGCGTACTGTTCAGGCGCGTCTTCACCCGGTTCAGGGTGGCCTTGTCGCGGTCGTAGTACTGCAGCTTCTTGCGCAGCTCCACCAGCTCGGCCTGCGAGCTCTTGAGCGGCTCCGTTAGACGCTTGTTCTCCGCCATCACCTCGCTGAAGGACTTCAGATCCTTGTCCGACTGCAGGCGCATCTCCTCCATCTCCTCCTTCATGCTGTTGATCAGCGCGAGATTGTTCTGCGTGATGGCGTTGTAGTAGCTCTTCATCTCCCGGTACGCTTGCTCGTTCGTGCTGATCAGCTCCGCTATCTGCCCGTTCTTGCGCTCCTCCACCTCCGACAGCTCCATCTCGTGGCGCACCTCCGCCTCCTCCTTGTAGCTGGCGAGCCGCTGCTCGAACAGCTTCGTCATTGCTTCCATCTCCTCCTGAAACTTGGCCCGCTCAACGCTCAGCAGCTCGCTGTGCTTCAGCTTCAGCTGCTGTATCTCCAGTTCggtgttttcttccttctcgCGCAGCAGCCGCTTCAGGTCGCGCTTGTCGTTCAGCAGTTCCCGCTCCTGCAGCGTGTGGTCTTCCTGTGCCATCTTCAGCTGGGTCATCATCTCCGCCCGCAACTCTCCGATGTGGGACTGATGTTCGTACTGCAGGTGCTTCATCTCCTGCATTACGTTTTTGGTGTCCTGATCGGCCAGCTCCTGGGCGACCTCTACATCGCGCTCCTTCCCACGGATCACCGCTTTCGCTTCCTCCAGCTGTTTGCGCGTAATTTCCCAGTACGTGCGCAGTTTGTCGCGCTCGAGCTGGAAGAAGTTGCGCTCCTCCCGCTCGCGCTCCATCTCGTTGCGGAGCTTGAGCGCGAACTGCTCCAGCTGCTCCCGGGACATGCTGGACGTGTCGACGCCATCGATGACAGCTGCAATAAAGAGCACGTAAGAGCACGGTGTAATTTACTGAGAAAATCAAGTACAAAGAGGCCACTTACTActtccttttgcttttttaggACCCTGAAAAGAGTTAAAACGTGAGAAACACGATTAAATGTTGAATTACAAAGTCAATCCTAGCTTCTTGAAACCTTACCATCTTTTACAATTTTGTTCCAGTTGTTCACCAACACTTCACCAACGTCTTGTGGCACAATTTAAACCATCCCAGTTCGCGCACCGTTCCCTTCCGTGACGACTTCCGTGCTGTTGCGTGCTGGTACATCCAAACAGGCACAACACACACCTTATCCGGCGCACACCGGAAGCCACCGACTGTGCGTATAACTTCTCGCACGGCAACACGGGAAAACCTAAATCAACAATTTCAGAACATCAAGCGCACGGTAAAGACGACGAGTCAATGTGTACGAAACACGTTTATAGCGGGAGTCCTCTTTCGCTATCACCCGGTTCCTTCGCACTGTGCAAATACTATACCTATCGGGAGGAATCCAAATATCCGCTGCCGCGAGATACAGTGGCCACGCTATATCCGGTGCTAGTTTCCGActggcaacaaaaaacacacacgcacaaagcTCGTTTAGCGGAAGATGGAACCAGTATCCGGAAAGtagcgaaacgaaacgaaactaaAGCAAACCGCGGCACCGGCACTGGCGCTTTTTCACTTTCTATTCGGCGCCCGACACTCTTCAAGGtcctgctactgct comes from the Anopheles coluzzii chromosome 2, AcolN3, whole genome shotgun sequence genome and includes:
- the LOC120952735 gene encoding dynein regulatory complex subunit 4, producing the protein MGPKKAKGSTVIDGVDTSSMSREQLEQFALKLRNEMEREREERNFFQLERDKLRTYWEITRKQLEEAKAVIRGKERDVEVAQELADQDTKNVMQEMKHLQYEHQSHIGELRAEMMTQLKMAQEDHTLQERELLNDKRDLKRLLREKEENTELEIQQLKLKHSELLSVERAKFQEEMEAMTKLFEQRLASYKEEAEVRHEMELSEVEERKNGQIAELISTNEQAYREMKSYYNAITQNNLALINSMKEEMEEMRLQSDKDLKSFSEVMAENKRLTEPLKSSQAELVELRKKLQYYDRDKATLNRVKTRLNSTQKQLASLKLEQDVLQMRCEKLVEERDQLKRLFEKSMLELQQKSGLKNSLLERKLEYVEKQTEQREAILGEVLSLAGIEPQSLSVRIEKLLVQKNDKIQALRYDLARVSKMYDDLLSLIEGKLVKYGITLKDLELQNLRQESK